In Herbinix luporum, a single window of DNA contains:
- a CDS encoding phenylacetate--CoA ligase family protein, with translation MIWAKEETLPRQEIENIQLTRLKSTLKRIYDKIPAYRAKMDQQGISCKDIKNLDDLKLLPFTTKQDLRDNYPFGLFAVPKKELVRIHASSGTTGKPTVVGYTKKDLDIWTECVSRIACMGGASQEDIAQICFGYGMFTGALGLHYGLENIGAIVCPASSGNTQRQIMYMQDFGTTLLVATPSYALHIAEVANEMGIDPAKDLNVRIGLFGGEGMTEPMRSEMLRLWGSKMKATQNYGMSELIGPGVSGECLELCGMHINEDHFIPEVINPKTGEVLPPGEKGELVITCITKEALPIIRYRTGDITRLFYEPCKCGRTTVRMENISGRSDDMMIIRGVNVFPSQIEEVLLRVPEIGPHYEILVERKDYLDIMEIKVELADETLLDSYAKLGELEKRIKLSLRSVLGLDAIIKLVAPKSLKRFEGKARRVTDLRKM, from the coding sequence AATTAACAAGACTTAAAAGTACTTTAAAACGAATTTATGATAAGATACCTGCTTATCGTGCTAAGATGGACCAACAGGGAATAAGTTGTAAGGATATTAAGAATCTTGATGATCTTAAGTTACTACCCTTTACTACTAAGCAAGATTTAAGGGATAATTACCCTTTTGGCTTATTTGCTGTGCCTAAAAAGGAATTGGTACGTATCCATGCATCCTCAGGTACCACCGGAAAACCCACTGTGGTTGGATATACGAAAAAGGATCTTGATATTTGGACCGAATGTGTATCAAGGATTGCCTGCATGGGAGGAGCCAGCCAGGAGGATATAGCTCAAATCTGTTTTGGATACGGAATGTTTACCGGAGCCTTGGGTCTGCATTATGGACTTGAGAATATCGGCGCCATTGTATGTCCGGCCTCTTCGGGAAATACCCAAAGGCAGATTATGTATATGCAGGATTTTGGCACCACCTTACTGGTTGCCACACCCTCATATGCTTTACATATTGCCGAAGTGGCAAATGAGATGGGAATTGATCCGGCTAAGGATTTAAATGTAAGGATAGGCCTTTTCGGTGGAGAAGGCATGACTGAACCTATGCGCAGTGAAATGCTAAGGCTTTGGGGAAGCAAAATGAAAGCTACTCAAAATTATGGCATGAGCGAGTTAATAGGTCCGGGAGTATCCGGTGAGTGTTTGGAGTTATGCGGTATGCATATTAATGAAGATCACTTTATACCGGAGGTTATTAATCCTAAAACCGGAGAAGTATTACCGCCGGGAGAAAAAGGAGAGCTTGTTATTACCTGTATTACTAAGGAAGCTCTGCCTATAATACGTTATCGTACCGGAGATATTACAAGACTTTTTTATGAACCTTGTAAATGTGGAAGAACTACCGTAAGGATGGAGAATATATCAGGTAGATCCGATGATATGATGATTATAAGAGGAGTCAATGTATTTCCCAGCCAGATTGAAGAAGTACTGCTTAGGGTACCGGAGATTGGTCCCCATTATGAAATCCTTGTAGAACGGAAGGATTACTTGGATATTATGGAGATTAAAGTGGAACTGGCAGATGAGACTTTACTTGATTCTTATGCAAAACTAGGTGAACTGGAAAAGAGGATTAAACTTAGCCTGCGGTCTGTACTTGGTCTTGATGCTATAATAAAATTAGTGGCACCTAAAAGTTTGAAAAGATTTGAGGGTAAGGCAAGGCGAGTTACAGATTTGCGTAAGATGTAA
- the iorA gene encoding indolepyruvate ferredoxin oxidoreductase subunit alpha, with amino-acid sequence MSEKVLMLGNEAFARGAYEAGCKVSAAYPGTPSTEISENIVKYDEIYSEWSPNEKVALEVAIGASIVGVRALASMKHVGLNVAADPLFTASYIGVNGGLVIIVADDPGLYSSQNEQDTRAVARAAKIPVLEPSDSAEAKEFVKFAFDLSEKYDTPVIIRSTTRLSHSQGLVELQDRINIEDKPYVRDISKNVMMPGNAKGRHLVVESRELALIKDSCDFPVNIVEYNDTKIGVITSGIPYQYVKEALPEASVLKLGIVNPLPRKLIEEFASKVDTLYIVEELDPIIEEQVKSWGIKAIGKDILTVQGEYSANLLRRAIKGENISLLPAAEIPNRPPILCPGCPHRSVYSVLKKLKTHGAGDIGCYTLGAVAPLSVVDTTICMGASISSLHGIEKAKGKEYIKNWVAVIGDSTFLHTGINSLINMVYNKSTGTVMILDNSTTGMTGHQDHAATGRTLKGEATYSVDLKELCKAVGVPHVYVVNAFDIENLEKTVKEAVALDEVAVIIAQAPCALLDKSPITKQYVIDQEYCKKCGMCMKAGCPAITKSDKGEISINDTMCNGCGLCYSVCKFNAIKSVKLR; translated from the coding sequence GTGTCTGAAAAAGTATTAATGCTAGGTAATGAAGCATTTGCTCGTGGTGCCTATGAAGCAGGGTGTAAGGTATCTGCCGCATACCCGGGCACACCTAGTACAGAAATCAGTGAAAATATTGTAAAGTATGATGAAATATATTCTGAGTGGTCACCCAATGAGAAAGTGGCCTTGGAGGTGGCCATAGGAGCTTCTATAGTAGGAGTAAGAGCTTTAGCTTCTATGAAGCATGTAGGATTAAATGTTGCAGCTGATCCCTTGTTTACAGCTTCATACATAGGTGTTAACGGTGGTCTGGTTATAATTGTAGCAGATGACCCCGGTCTGTATAGTTCACAAAATGAGCAGGATACCAGGGCGGTGGCAAGAGCAGCAAAAATTCCGGTTTTAGAACCCTCAGACAGTGCAGAAGCTAAAGAGTTTGTTAAGTTTGCCTTTGACCTTAGTGAAAAATATGATACACCGGTTATTATAAGGAGTACTACAAGGCTTTCCCATTCCCAGGGACTGGTAGAACTTCAAGATAGGATTAATATAGAAGATAAGCCATATGTAAGGGATATTTCTAAAAATGTAATGATGCCCGGTAATGCCAAGGGCCGCCACCTGGTTGTAGAAAGCAGGGAGCTGGCTCTTATTAAGGATAGCTGTGATTTTCCCGTTAATATTGTAGAATATAATGATACAAAAATCGGCGTCATTACCTCAGGTATACCCTATCAGTATGTAAAGGAGGCTCTGCCTGAAGCTTCCGTATTAAAATTAGGTATAGTTAATCCCTTACCAAGAAAGTTGATCGAGGAGTTTGCCTCTAAGGTTGATACCTTATATATAGTAGAAGAATTGGATCCTATTATAGAGGAACAGGTAAAAAGCTGGGGCATAAAAGCCATAGGGAAGGATATTCTGACAGTACAAGGAGAATATTCTGCTAATCTATTAAGAAGGGCCATAAAAGGGGAAAATATATCCTTGTTACCGGCAGCAGAAATACCAAACCGTCCTCCTATACTTTGTCCCGGTTGTCCCCATAGAAGTGTATACTCCGTATTAAAGAAGTTAAAAACTCATGGAGCCGGGGATATCGGTTGTTATACCTTAGGAGCCGTGGCCCCTTTAAGCGTAGTAGATACTACCATATGTATGGGAGCAAGTATTTCATCCCTCCATGGTATAGAGAAGGCAAAAGGCAAGGAATATATTAAGAACTGGGTTGCCGTAATCGGAGATTCCACCTTTTTACATACAGGAATCAATTCCCTTATTAATATGGTTTATAATAAAAGTACCGGTACTGTTATGATACTTGATAATTCAACTACAGGAATGACAGGACATCAAGATCACGCTGCTACCGGAAGAACGCTAAAAGGTGAAGCAACTTATTCTGTTGATTTAAAGGAATTATGTAAGGCTGTGGGTGTTCCTCATGTTTATGTGGTTAATGCCTTTGATATAGAAAATCTTGAAAAGACAGTTAAGGAAGCGGTTGCTTTAGATGAAGTGGCTGTTATTATTGCACAGGCTCCTTGTGCTCTTCTTGACAAATCCCCTATAACTAAGCAGTATGTTATAGATCAGGAATATTGCAAGAAATGTGGAATGTGCATGAAGGCAGGTTGCCCTGCAATAACTAAGAGTGACAAGGGTGAAATAAGTATAAATGATACCATGTGTAATGGCTGTGGCCTTTGTTATTCCGTATGTAAGTTTAACGCAATTAAGAGTGTCAAATTAAGATAG
- a CDS encoding indolepyruvate oxidoreductase subunit beta, whose protein sequence is METKNIMIVGVGGQGTLLTSRILGALTIQAGYDVKLSEVHGMAQRGGSVVTFVRYGKKVNEPIVEEGQADVLIAFEKLEALRYAHFLKKDGAIIVNDQQIDPMPVVIGAAKYPDNILEQLSKNHRIFKVDAIGEAKKLGNSRVFNVIVLGIAAQHMDFSKDEWLSVIEKTVPQKTIEINKKAFEIGYNLHN, encoded by the coding sequence ATGGAGACAAAGAATATAATGATAGTAGGCGTAGGTGGACAAGGAACCTTGCTTACCAGCAGAATCCTTGGTGCCCTTACCATTCAGGCAGGTTATGATGTAAAACTTTCTGAGGTTCACGGAATGGCACAGCGTGGAGGAAGCGTTGTTACCTTTGTAAGATATGGAAAGAAGGTAAATGAGCCCATAGTAGAGGAAGGACAGGCGGATGTGCTGATTGCCTTTGAAAAACTAGAGGCCTTAAGATATGCTCATTTTCTAAAAAAAGATGGTGCAATAATAGTAAATGATCAGCAAATTGATCCTATGCCGGTAGTTATAGGAGCTGCAAAATATCCCGATAATATATTGGAGCAGCTTAGTAAGAATCATAGGATTTTTAAGGTAGATGCTATAGGTGAAGCAAAAAAACTAGGTAACAGCAGAGTATTTAATGTAATTGTACTTGGTATAGCTGCACAACATATGGATTTTTCAAAAGATGAATGGTTATCGGTAATTGAGAAAACAGTACCTCAAAAGACAATCGAAATAAATAAAAAAGCATTTGAAATAGGGTATAATCTCCATAACTAA
- a CDS encoding ACT domain-containing protein, which translates to MIQQLSIIIQNKIGSVAKVTSILKNNNINLRAIASFDTPEFAILRMVVDQPEKTKTLLTDKGYAVTMSEAIAVELCDRPGVLHDLLQIIADADIGLNYIYSIVIRNSKVPLIILNTDNLEKTKAILEEKGYTVAGQEDVVL; encoded by the coding sequence ATGATTCAGCAACTATCAATTATTATACAAAATAAAATAGGAAGTGTAGCAAAAGTAACTTCAATATTAAAAAACAATAATATTAACTTAAGGGCAATAGCTTCTTTTGACACACCGGAGTTTGCTATTCTTAGGATGGTTGTAGACCAGCCTGAGAAAACTAAAACTTTATTGACCGATAAAGGCTATGCAGTAACCATGTCAGAAGCAATTGCTGTGGAGCTTTGTGATCGTCCGGGAGTACTCCATGATTTACTGCAAATTATAGCCGATGCAGATATTGGACTAAATTATATCTACTCAATAGTAATCCGTAACAGTAAAGTACCCTTAATTATATTAAACACAGATAACCTAGAAAAGACAAAAGCTATATTAGAGGAGAAGGGATACACGGTTGCCGGACAGGAGGATGTTGTATTATGA
- a CDS encoding phenylacetate--CoA ligase family protein, with translation MIWNETKECMSRDEIYNLQSARLKKTVSRVYHNVEFYRKKMQELGLEPGDINGIEDINKLPFTTKDDLRDNYPFGLFAVPQSEVVRVHASSGTTGKATVVGYTRRDIEIWQECVTRVLAMAGVGKNDKLQVAYGYGLFTGGLGLHYGAENLGAMVIPMSTGNTQKLITMMEDFGATAIACTPSYLLHIAEVLEEAGKLDKIKLKAAICGAEPWTENMRKEIETKLKLKAYDIYGLSEILGPGVAADCDAHKGLHVYEDHFVPEIINPETLEPCKEGEVGELVFTTITKEALPLFRYRTKDLTSITYEPCECGRTIARISRFKGRSDDMLIIRGVNVFPSQVESALLEIGETSPHYIMIVDRVNNLDTLEIQVEVEERFFSDEIKELENLTRKISHVLQTALGLAVKVTLVEPKTIARSEGKAKRVIDKRKLI, from the coding sequence ATGATATGGAATGAAACGAAAGAATGCATGAGTAGGGATGAAATTTATAATCTGCAAAGTGCCAGATTAAAAAAGACAGTAAGCCGTGTATATCATAATGTGGAATTCTATCGAAAAAAAATGCAAGAGCTTGGTCTAGAACCCGGCGATATTAATGGGATAGAGGATATAAATAAGCTTCCCTTTACAACCAAGGATGATTTAAGAGATAATTATCCCTTCGGATTATTTGCTGTGCCTCAGTCTGAGGTGGTAAGAGTTCATGCCTCCTCCGGTACTACAGGCAAGGCTACAGTAGTGGGATATACCAGAAGAGATATAGAGATTTGGCAGGAATGTGTAACCAGGGTACTGGCCATGGCCGGTGTCGGTAAAAATGATAAGTTACAGGTGGCATATGGTTATGGGCTCTTTACCGGAGGCTTAGGCCTTCATTATGGTGCAGAGAACTTGGGAGCCATGGTAATTCCTATGTCCACAGGTAATACCCAGAAGCTTATAACAATGATGGAGGATTTTGGGGCAACTGCTATTGCTTGTACTCCCTCATATCTGTTGCATATTGCGGAAGTGTTAGAAGAAGCGGGAAAGCTGGATAAAATAAAGTTAAAGGCAGCCATATGCGGAGCTGAGCCTTGGACAGAAAATATGCGAAAGGAAATTGAAACAAAACTTAAGCTTAAGGCATATGATATTTATGGGCTAAGTGAAATACTTGGTCCCGGTGTAGCTGCTGATTGCGATGCCCATAAAGGATTACATGTTTACGAGGATCATTTTGTACCTGAAATTATTAACCCCGAAACATTAGAACCCTGTAAGGAGGGCGAGGTAGGAGAGCTTGTATTTACCACTATAACTAAAGAGGCCTTGCCACTGTTTCGATATAGAACCAAGGATTTGACCAGTATCACCTATGAACCCTGTGAATGTGGTAGAACTATTGCAAGAATTTCTAGATTCAAAGGACGTTCTGATGATATGCTTATTATTAGGGGAGTTAATGTATTCCCCTCACAGGTTGAATCTGCTTTACTTGAAATAGGTGAAACCAGTCCTCATTATATAATGATTGTTGACAGGGTAAATAATTTGGATACACTGGAAATTCAAGTTGAGGTTGAGGAGCGTTTCTTCTCTGACGAGATTAAAGAACTGGAAAATCTGACAAGGAAAATCTCTCATGTGCTTCAGACTGCCCTTGGATTGGCTGTTAAGGTAACCCTAGTTGAACCTAAAACTATAGCCAGAAGTGAAGGAAAAGCAAAAAGGGTTATCGATAAGAGAAAACTTATATAG
- a CDS encoding ACT domain-containing protein: protein MLIKQLSVFIENKEGRLKDVTQVLRKHNINIASFSLADTAEYGMLRMIVSDPDKGRQVLKEEGFSVKLTDVIAVKISQQPGTLNEVLNIIFEAGLSIEYMYTLATTGRDTSIIMKASDLNCALEELKRNGYEVCSAKEAYEINNIANK, encoded by the coding sequence ATGCTAATTAAGCAGCTATCTGTATTCATCGAAAATAAAGAAGGCAGATTAAAAGATGTAACCCAGGTATTAAGAAAGCATAATATTAATATAGCATCTTTTAGCCTTGCAGATACGGCAGAATACGGTATGCTAAGGATGATTGTATCTGACCCGGATAAAGGCAGACAGGTTTTAAAGGAAGAAGGCTTTTCTGTAAAACTGACAGATGTTATTGCAGTTAAGATATCACAGCAGCCCGGAACCTTAAATGAAGTACTAAATATAATCTTTGAAGCAGGATTAAGCATAGAATATATGTACACCCTTGCAACAACCGGAAGGGATACTTCCATAATTATGAAGGCTTCTGATTTAAATTGTGCATTAGAAGAGCTAAAGAGGAATGGATATGAGGTCTGCAGTGCAAAGGAAGCATATGAAATAAATAATATTGCTAACAAATAA
- a CDS encoding cold-shock protein, with protein sequence MNKGTVKWFNNQKGFGFISDEQGNDVFVHYTGLNMDGFKSLEEGQEVEFDVVQGAKGPQATNVTRI encoded by the coding sequence ATGAACAAAGGTACAGTTAAATGGTTTAACAATCAAAAGGGCTTTGGCTTCATCTCTGATGAGCAGGGTAATGATGTATTCGTACACTACACAGGTCTTAACATGGATGGCTTTAAGTCCTTAGAAGAAGGCCAAGAAGTAGAGTTTGATGTAGTTCAAGGAGCTAAGGGTCCTCAGGCAACAAACGTAACAAGAATATAA
- a CDS encoding DUF4430 domain-containing protein, translating to MREAKYWIKVLLATLGLFVLTILLLYLYTSRSNPASPGHKEITIKVIIPDEEPQEFAISTDALTLRQALEEKELIKGSESSYGFYITEVNGRRANEQKQEWWCITKGGENVNIGIDLINIQDKDTYELTLMEGY from the coding sequence ATGAGAGAAGCAAAATATTGGATTAAGGTACTTTTAGCAACATTAGGTCTGTTTGTTCTTACAATTCTTTTACTTTATTTATATACTAGCAGATCTAATCCTGCCTCACCGGGGCATAAAGAAATCACCATAAAGGTCATAATTCCTGATGAAGAGCCCCAAGAATTTGCCATATCCACAGATGCTCTTACCCTTCGTCAGGCACTTGAAGAAAAAGAGTTAATTAAAGGCTCAGAAAGTTCCTACGGTTTTTACATTACTGAAGTTAACGGACGAAGGGCAAATGAGCAAAAACAGGAATGGTGGTGCATAACTAAGGGTGGGGAGAATGTTAATATAGGCATTGACTTGATTAACATTCAGGATAAGGATACCTATGAGCTTACACTGATGGAAGGTTATTAG
- a CDS encoding aldose epimerase family protein, with the protein MNITQKPFGKTKTGEEATLYTITNSNGMKVSFTDFGANIVSIIVPDKKGNFADIALGFDNLEGYESNGPGFGSLIGRCANRISGAKFELNGKIYELEKNEGENNLHGGKPAYNMVMYETEIFEDEDMISIEFSRLSPDMEQGFPGNFDYTVTYSLTEANELVIEYHGVSDKDTVVNLTNHSYFNLSGHNSGDILNHKVWINANQFTPTRDDLIPTGEYLDVEGTPMDFRSLKSIGQDIDSDFGPLKQAGGYDHNYVLNINGDEVEKVAKLVEESSGRVMEVYTNKPGLQFYTSNMLSPVKNGKDGASYQKRAGVCFETQYFPNACNIETFPSSVLKAGEEYEFVTIYKFLCE; encoded by the coding sequence ATGAATATTACACAAAAACCATTTGGCAAAACCAAAACCGGAGAAGAAGCTACATTGTATACCATTACTAATAGTAATGGAATGAAGGTATCTTTTACAGACTTTGGAGCTAATATTGTAAGTATAATTGTACCGGATAAGAAGGGGAATTTTGCAGATATAGCTTTGGGGTTTGATAATCTTGAGGGGTATGAAAGTAATGGGCCCGGTTTTGGTTCCCTAATAGGAAGATGTGCTAACCGTATCTCAGGGGCTAAGTTTGAACTTAATGGTAAGATTTATGAATTGGAAAAAAACGAAGGAGAAAATAATCTTCATGGGGGAAAACCTGCATACAATATGGTAATGTACGAAACGGAAATATTTGAAGATGAGGATATGATTAGTATAGAGTTTTCAAGGTTAAGTCCTGATATGGAGCAGGGATTTCCCGGTAATTTTGATTATACAGTTACCTATAGTCTGACAGAGGCTAATGAATTGGTTATTGAATATCATGGGGTATCTGACAAAGATACAGTTGTAAATCTTACTAACCATTCATATTTTAACCTTTCCGGTCATAATAGCGGTGATATATTAAATCATAAGGTATGGATTAATGCCAACCAATTTACCCCTACTAGGGATGATTTAATTCCCACAGGAGAATATCTTGATGTAGAAGGAACACCTATGGATTTTAGAAGCCTAAAAAGTATTGGACAGGATATAGACAGTGATTTTGGTCCCCTAAAGCAAGCCGGAGGCTATGATCATAACTATGTTTTAAATATAAATGGTGATGAGGTGGAAAAGGTGGCCAAATTAGTAGAGGAATCTTCCGGCAGGGTTATGGAGGTATATACTAATAAGCCAGGATTACAATTCTATACCAGCAATATGCTGTCTCCTGTAAAGAATGGAAAGGATGGGGCAAGCTACCAAAAGAGAGCGGGAGTATGCTTTGAGACACAGTATTTTCCCAATGCCTGCAATATAGAAACATTCCCCAGCAGCGTATTAAAAGCAGGAGAAGAATACGAATTTGTAACAATCTATAAATTCCTTTGTGAATAA
- the upp gene encoding uracil phosphoribosyltransferase, giving the protein MAAVVIMDHPLIQHKIGIMRRKDTSTKEFRDLVSEVAMLICYEATRNLPLKDVEIETPLTKTVVKEIEGKKLCIAPILRAGLHMADGILNLIPNAKVGHIGLYRNEETLEPVEYFCKLPSDAAKREIFVVDPMLATGGSAVAAIDLLKKRGISKIHFLCLIAAPEGVERLQNAHPDVNIFIGNLDERLNDLGYILPGLGDAGDRIYGTK; this is encoded by the coding sequence ATGGCAGCCGTAGTAATTATGGATCATCCACTAATCCAACATAAAATCGGCATTATGAGACGAAAAGATACATCTACAAAAGAATTTAGAGATTTAGTATCCGAAGTGGCTATGCTAATCTGTTATGAAGCAACTAGAAATCTTCCCCTTAAAGATGTAGAGATTGAAACTCCCCTTACTAAAACCGTAGTAAAGGAAATCGAAGGAAAAAAACTATGTATTGCCCCAATTCTTCGAGCCGGACTTCATATGGCTGACGGAATTCTTAACTTAATTCCTAACGCAAAAGTAGGTCATATAGGTTTATATAGAAATGAAGAAACCCTTGAACCAGTTGAATATTTCTGTAAGCTCCCCTCCGACGCTGCTAAAAGAGAAATATTTGTTGTAGATCCAATGCTAGCAACAGGTGGATCGGCAGTTGCAGCTATTGATCTTTTAAAGAAGCGGGGAATATCTAAAATTCATTTCTTATGTTTAATCGCTGCTCCTGAAGGAGTTGAACGATTACAAAATGCCCATCCCGATGTTAATATATTTATTGGCAATTTGGATGAAAGATTAAATGACTTAGGCTATATTCTTCCCGGTCTTGGGGATGCAGGAGATCGTATTTACGGGACAAAATAG
- a CDS encoding aldehyde dehydrogenase, with the protein MLYLTYKGEKNMFKNLVELQKKFYQSGKTRSYKFRMKALSRLKEAIIANEASLYKALEQDLNKSKAEAYLCEIGIVLDEIRYHQKQLHGWMKKQIVKPSIGQMPGTCYRLPEPYGVTLIMAPWNYPVNLCFLPLIGAISGGNTAILKPSSYAPATAKVIKKIIKEAFPPYYISVILGGRRENTLLLKEKFDYIFFTGSPQVGKVVMEAAAKNLTALTLELGGKSPVIVDQTANISLAAKRIAFGKVINAGQTCVAPDYLLIHKEVKDKFIAEYKNALEKFFPNNNMSQMVKIISDKHYNRLKGLLTEGRIVLGGRYDDEKGHIEPTLIDQVSLTSTIMSEEIFGPILPIITYEKLEECIEIIRSFHKPLALYIFSENNKNINRVLKTCSFGGGCINDTILHLANPRLPFGGVGYSGMGSYHGKKSFDTFTHYRSIFRQSTKFDIPLRYMPYSDLKLKLLKKVLR; encoded by the coding sequence ATATTATACCTTACTTACAAAGGAGAGAAAAATATGTTTAAAAACCTTGTGGAGCTACAAAAAAAGTTTTATCAAAGTGGAAAAACCCGTAGCTATAAGTTTCGAATGAAGGCATTAAGCAGGTTAAAAGAAGCCATTATAGCTAATGAAGCCTCATTATATAAGGCTTTGGAGCAGGATTTAAATAAATCAAAAGCAGAAGCCTATCTATGTGAAATAGGAATTGTTCTGGATGAAATACGTTATCACCAAAAGCAGCTACATGGTTGGATGAAAAAGCAGATTGTTAAGCCTTCTATAGGTCAAATGCCGGGTACTTGTTACCGTTTGCCTGAACCTTACGGAGTAACTTTAATTATGGCTCCTTGGAATTATCCTGTAAATCTTTGTTTTCTACCTCTTATTGGTGCTATCTCAGGGGGAAATACGGCTATACTAAAACCCTCTTCATATGCACCGGCAACAGCTAAAGTGATTAAAAAAATAATAAAAGAGGCCTTCCCACCATATTATATTTCTGTAATTTTAGGAGGCCGTAGGGAGAATACCTTGCTCTTAAAAGAGAAGTTTGATTATATCTTTTTTACCGGAAGTCCCCAAGTAGGTAAGGTGGTTATGGAGGCAGCAGCTAAGAATTTAACTGCCCTAACCTTGGAACTAGGGGGTAAGAGCCCGGTTATAGTAGATCAAACAGCTAATATTAGTTTGGCTGCCAAGCGTATTGCATTTGGTAAGGTAATTAATGCCGGTCAAACCTGTGTTGCCCCGGACTATCTGCTGATTCACAAAGAAGTTAAGGATAAGTTTATAGCAGAATATAAAAATGCCTTAGAGAAATTCTTTCCTAACAATAATATGTCCCAGATGGTTAAGATAATATCTGATAAGCATTATAACAGGCTTAAAGGATTACTGACAGAGGGACGTATTGTACTGGGAGGAAGATATGATGATGAAAAGGGTCATATAGAACCGACTTTGATTGATCAAGTTAGCCTGACATCAACTATAATGAGTGAGGAAATATTTGGACCTATCCTACCTATAATTACCTATGAAAAGTTGGAAGAATGTATTGAAATTATTCGTTCATTTCATAAGCCTTTAGCACTTTATATATTTTCAGAGAATAATAAGAATATTAATAGGGTTTTGAAAACCTGTTCCTTTGGAGGAGGATGTATTAATGATACAATACTACATCTGGCCAATCCCAGGCTACCCTTTGGTGGGGTAGGGTATTCAGGTATGGGCAGTTATCACGGTAAGAAAAGTTTTGATACCTTTACCCATTATAGAAGTATTTTTAGACAAAGTACTAAATTTGATATTCCTCTTCGTTATATGCCTTATTCAGACTTAAAATTAAAATTATTAAAAAAGGTACTTAGGTAA
- a CDS encoding polysaccharide deacetylase family protein gives MDNKNENNPVSDITLFVKIGIVVLTVMAVVGLGVKFLPNAITVSNIGRKRDLPIYSVETDENKLALTFDTAWGFEDTEKILEILEKHDVKATFFMTGEWIGKNPEAVKKIAAAGHDLGNHSENHKQMTRLSEEQCKDEIMKVHKRIKKLTGVDMDLFRPPYGEYNNMLVQAARDCGYYTIQWNVDSKDWKDYGPDSIVKKCVENKNLGKGSIILLHNGAKYTPEALEGVILGLKEKGYELVPISQLIYKGEYRIDQTGRQYKK, from the coding sequence ATGGACAATAAAAATGAAAATAATCCGGTATCAGACATTACCCTATTTGTTAAAATTGGCATTGTGGTACTAACGGTTATGGCAGTTGTTGGTCTAGGAGTAAAGTTTTTGCCTAATGCTATTACAGTATCAAATATCGGCAGGAAAAGGGATTTGCCCATATATAGTGTGGAAACAGATGAGAATAAACTTGCTTTAACTTTTGATACCGCTTGGGGCTTTGAAGATACTGAGAAAATACTAGAAATTTTAGAAAAACATGATGTAAAAGCCACCTTCTTTATGACCGGTGAGTGGATAGGAAAAAACCCTGAAGCTGTGAAGAAAATAGCGGCAGCTGGTCATGATCTTGGTAATCATAGTGAAAACCACAAGCAAATGACTAGATTATCTGAGGAGCAGTGCAAGGATGAGATTATGAAAGTTCATAAACGGATAAAAAAGCTGACAGGTGTTGATATGGATTTATTCCGTCCCCCTTATGGGGAATACAATAATATGCTGGTGCAAGCTGCAAGAGACTGTGGATATTATACCATACAATGGAATGTGGATTCTAAGGATTGGAAAGATTATGGTCCTGATAGCATAGTAAAAAAATGTGTTGAAAATAAGAATCTGGGCAAAGGTTCAATTATCCTTTTACATAACGGTGCTAAGTATACACCGGAGGCTTTGGAGGGAGTTATCTTAGGTCTTAAGGAAAAAGGCTATGAATTAGTACCTATATCTCAGCTAATTTATAAAGGAGAATATAGGATAGATCAAACCGGAAGGCAATATAAGAAATAG